CTGCAAGCAACTGGTCTCCACTTGCCCTACTGGTCACAGATGAGCTGCTGATACCCTTTCCGAccccaaataaataaagtccGTGAACAAGTCCCAGCACGATGAGAGAGCCTCACACCGAGAACTCGGGGCCCCCTTTCCTAGGTCTCGTCTGCAGTCGCCTGAATCGGAAGCCGACGAAGGGGTTCATCCACAGCAGCGAGGGGGGACCCCCAAAGACAGACTTCATCCCTTCCCACCGCAGCCTCCGCTCCCACGTCGGCTTCTCACTCTTCAGCCTCTCAATCTCCtgggggagaaagaaaagcaagtggGCGGCAGCGCCAGGAAAACCCTCAGCAGGTACGGGTCAGGCGAGCGCCACCAGACTCACACGTCTCTCCCTCCGCACGTGGGAGCGAGGCGTCGGGGTCAGCAGTGGGGGCTCTCCTGGCACCAGCCCCGCGGCCCCCCGAGTGCAGCCAGGCTGCAGCCACCAGCGGGGTGGACAGCCTAGGCAGCGCCAGAGGCAAAGGGGGAGCCACTCCTCCGGGCCAGGGATTgatctttttctccacatctttttttttttttttttttttgcggtacgcgggcctctcactgttgtggcctctcccgttgcggagcacaggctccggacgcacaggctcagcggccatggctcacgggcccagccgctccgcggcatgtgggatcttcccagactgaggcatgaacccgtgtcccttgcatcagcaggtggactctcaaccactgcgccaccagggaagccctccacatcttatattacaaatatttatcaagcgcCTCCTCTGGGCCTTCAGTTCAAAGACATGAAGGCGACCAACTTCCTGCAGCAGCCAAGGGGCGCCGGCTCTCCCTGCCTGGCTCCGTGGACTCTCAAATCACAGGTACGCTTGAAACGCGAGCTGCACGCAGTGAGGGGGGCACGTGCGGCAACGCCGTCGCGGCCCCTCGGGGCTGCCCCGCCCACCTCCCAGGCAACACGCGGGCCCCTGCTGTCCCCAGCAGCGCTGCCCGCCACCTCGGGCCGCACCAAGGCCTGGCAGACGCGGCAGGGGAGGCGCATACGGCGGGGCAGGAGTGTACGGCGGGGGAGGAGGAGCTTGTACCGTTTCATCGCTGCAGATGGAGTAGATCTGGGTGCCGAACATGACTGcggtgaaagtgaaaaacagcagACCTTCAAGGCACAGGAAGACCAGCAGGATCACAGTGACCGGAGGTGAAAAACCACTGCACTCTGTGGACAAGAGGAGGCCGGCTGTGACTGCACATCAGGGCGCGGCGAGCatcccaggccacaggctggaggGGTTCGGCTCACGGAAGAGCCCCCTCCGTGCCGCCCTCGGGCCGGCGCCCATGGAGGCGGAAGGCAGCCCTGCCAGGTAAGAATCCACACCGGCACTTCCTGGTCGGCAGATTCGGAAGGTTCTGCGTTACCCCAAGTTTCTACTGAGACTGTATTCGTGCACTGCGTACTAAAATACAGCTAAAGCCAGAAAAGATGAGAGTCGTGTGTGCCTACACCTGTAAGCAGGCCTCGCTCGAGGCGCACACCCAAGTCCAGGGCCGCCCACTCGCACCTGCCTGGCTACACTCGCGGGGCGACTTGGACTCAGCCACGCACGGTTGACCAGCCAGGGCACACACAGGCCTGCTGGGAACAATACGCATTCTCACCCGGTCTCAAAAATCTGCAAGGTGCAGAAACTATTAGCTGACTAAGGAAGACCAAGTGTATGTCCATGGCTTCATTATAGCAAAATGGCAGTGTGAGAACTGTCCCATACTCTTTTCTTAAGCTCAATTAACTCCTAAAATAACCGAGAGGATTTCCTTCGCAACTGGAGGATCCCTtctccccctgcctcccctcccccccacagcGCACGTGCAGAGCGGCCCACGCCTGCGCTTACCAGTCCACTGCCCTCGGACGCAGGCGACGAACTGCAGCCCGCAGAGCACGAGCGCGTGCACGGACGCCAGCGCGATGTACATCTGCGGGGAGACACCCGTTAGCCCACGCGAGGACGAAAGGCCGCTGAACCGTACGTTTACTCCTGATCTCACGTGTCAGTGAAAATGAGTGAGGGAAGCAATAACAGCAGCAGGTGACATCCGCCTCGCCAGGACCACGCTGGACCAAGGACAGAAATCCACAGTGGGGAAATACGTTCCACCACTTCAAGAGCCTATGAACAACTGTGGTTCAAGGTATCTGGGAGGGAATTAAATCACAGTGAAACATGTAGAATAACACGAGCAGCGCACACTCATCTGGTGTGCTACTTCCTACCAGTGACAGCACAAGGTGTGCTTTGGGTCCCAGAGAAGAGGCTGCAGGTCTGACGTCAGAAGAGACTTGCTCGCTCCAGGTCAGGGCGCAGATAAAGAACTTAATACAAGTCACTCGCTACGTGAGCATCTTTACTCACAGTGAAGAGCACGAAGAACCTCTGGTTCTTTTCTCCGACACAGTTGTTCACCCAGGGGCAGTGATGATCCATCTTCCGAATACATCTTTTGCAAATACTGAAAAGGAGCAGTTAGATTTTCACTATTCCACGCTCTGAGGAAACACCACCCAAGGAAGACAGCACTGGGAAGAAGCCACCCAGGGGGCCTCCTGCCCTGGGAAGGGGTCCCTGCAGGGGCTGGAGCTCAGGCTGCACCTGGGCAAGTTTCCCTCCAGTGGTGGGTGCTCGGGATGCCCTGCGGAAGGGGTCCCTGCAGGGGCTGGGCTCAGGCTGCACCTGCAAAGGGTTCCATCCAGTGGTGGGCGTTCACACTGCCTGGGGAAGGGGTCCCAGCAGCACTGGGTTCTCTGGCTGCACCGGGGCAGGGCTCCCTCCAGTGGTGGGCACTTGGACTGCACCACGAAGGGTGTCTGCCCTGGGGAAGCGGAGCCTGCAGTAGTGGGGGGCTCAGCCCCAAGTAAGGGTTACAGCAGTGGTGGGTCTACGGCTACTGGGGAAAGGGTCCCTCCAGTGGTGGGTACTCAGGCTTCCCGGGGGCAGGGAGTCCAGCAGTGCTCGGTTCTCTGGCTACCCTGAGGAAAGGGTCCCTCAGTGCTGGGTGCTCGGGTTGCCTAAGGAAAGGGGTCCCTGTAAGGGTGGGTGTGGGTGAACAGACTGCCCCGGGGAAGAAATTCTTCAGCGCGGGCTCTGGCTGCGCCAGGGAAGGGGCCCCTCCAGTCACGGGCACACGGGCTTCCCCGGGGCAGGGGTCCCAGCACTGGTGGAGGCACTGGCTGCCGCAGATCAGGGGTCCCTGCAGTGCTGGGTGCTCTGGATGCCCTGGCAAAGGTGTCCCTTCAATAGTGGGTGCTCGGGTCACCCTGGGGAAGGGGTCCCTGCAGTGACGGGCACTCGGGTTCCCCTGGGGGAGGGCCGCCATACCTGCAGTGGTGGGCACGCTCGGGCTTGATGCAGCAGCACTTGGGGCACTTGTAGATGACTTCTCCAGGCTTCAGCTGCAAACTCTCCATGTGTTCTTTAGTAGCGTTCCCTTTGGGTACTGCCCCCTATGGTTTAATAACAATGTATTTTAGCTGGGGGGAAGGAAGGTTAAAAAACATCAGTCAATTTAGGAACTAGTCTGGGGTGTTATATATCATGATATAATTTATAATGCTGTAGTTGCCACTtatattaatatgaaaaataactattacTCAGGAccagaagttttatttttcatgaaaaataataacatatgctttaaaatgaattcaaaatataGAGTGCGTCATCCTTCATAAGGCGAATCACCTGGGTTTTTCAAACTTCATGCAGGACGTGCCAGAGGTGAGGTGTGTTTGCGAAGCCACTCCAGCCCCAGGGCACACCTCCTGGGCAGGGTTCCCCTGATAAGCACAGGTTTCCTATCAGCTGCAGCAGGGGAGCGCTGAACAAAGCAATCTCAAAAAGGACTTTATCTTGTGTGTTTAAAGTTGCCAACCTAATCAGGAGCGGTCACACACAAGCCCCaagccaccccctcccccaggccccaggGGCAGGAGCAGCGGGGCTGTAAAAGTGTCTCTGCAGGAGCCCTGAGCACCAGGGGAGCTTGAGAGGGATGAGGAATCTGGAAATGGGAGCCAGAGCCGGAGAGCCCCGTACACGGGATGGCAGTGGGCCCGAGTGCAGGGCAGTGGGCCGGAGTAGGCTGCAAATGGGGAGGAACTGTTCTTTGGGCAGTGGAGACAGGCAGTGGAAATCACGTTTGGAAGATCATTCTGGGCACCATGGCCTGTGGACTGGGAACAAGGCCAGGACCCCGTTTCTGTGCCCCACGGAGCCTGTCCTTCACACAGAAATGCACGTTTCCGGAGAAGGAGCCCCACTGGGAGGGAGCAGCAGAGCAGGGGTGCAGTGACAGGAGGGCACGGGGAGACGGGGGCGCAGTGACAGGAGGGCACCGGGAGACGGGGGCGCAGTGGCAGGAGGGCACGGGGAGACGGGGGCGCAGTGGCAGGAGGGCACGGGGAGACGGGGGCGCAGTGACAGGAGGGCACGGGGCGACGGGGGCGCAGTGACAGGAGGGCACGGGGAGACGGCAGGCACACTGCTGGCAGCAGGAGCTGCGCTGGAGCTCCTTAAAGCCCACTGCCCGGCTGCACGGGAGCCCGAGCCAACCTCTGCAGGGCCAGGGCCGACACCCACGTCTGCAAAGCCCAGCAGGCGCGTGTGGAGACCCAGGATCACTGGCTCCAAGGCCCCCGGGGAGCCGGACGGGCGGCCCTGTCACCAGCAGGAGTGAGGGCCCCACAAGGTGCCCCGGGTTCGGGGGGCAGCACAGGAAAATGGGACGGTTCACTGTCCGACCCTCCCCTGCAGCTGACTGCCCTCCACATGGGCACTGGTCAGTCCCCCATCTTAACACAGGGAAGCTACTGTGGTCAAGATCCTGGCCTTAACACACCACCTGTCTCCATCTACAGTGTAAAAAGTGTTCAGGGTTTAAAGGCTCATTTTTGAGAATTTACCTCAGAAGGTCAGGTCCAGCATTTTactcaattttcccaacaccctCTGGAGTCTTTCTGGTCCCTCAACCAAGCCAggaccccagcccaccccacGCCTACCGCCGGCCCCGTGACACTGTTCTGACTTCAGCAGCTCCCACGTTGTACGGCCGCTCCTGGTGACAGCTCGGGTCACACGTTTCATAAGACGACGGAACGGACCAGGTTTAgccacacacacactgcttccACAGTAAAACACGTGACCTGACACACTTCTGCGGAGCACGGCACCCCACGCCGCCCGCTGGTTAGAGAGCGCTGCTGCGACTGCTCACAGGACAGGTGGCAGATAACACGTCACAACCAGCCCGCGGGGAGATGAAGGCAAGGCACTTTCTGGCCCTTTTTGCGGCTCAGAGCCCTGGGCAGGCAGCCCCTGTCTCCCACAGTGCCTCCCGGTGACTCACCCAGGTCCCCGCGGCTGGCGATCTACGCTTCGATTCCGTACTCCGAGATCTCGCAGGCCAGACACGGAGCAGAAGGGCGGGCCCGGGGCCGCTCACCAGGTCACACCAGAGGAGCGCCCGCTTCCTCGGCACCAGTGGGCCCCTCTTCGCTCCATCAAAGAAACCTTCCGAACAGCTGAGGCACGTTCCTCAAGCTCGCGTTCGCCTTCGAACCATTTTCAGGGCATGTTTTTCCTAAGACGCAACTTGCGTGTTTCATCTGTGTCTCACCAGGACTGTGATCCCTGCCATAGCCACGCCTCCTACGCCGGTACGGCCCAGACGGCTCCCCTTGGCAGAGCGTCCTCCTGACAGCCTTTCCattcactgctgctgctgctagcGCCCGACCTCTCACACCCGCACCCACCCACCTCTGACCCGCCCTGGAGCAGGAAACCAGGTGCCCGCTCTTAGGAAGAGTGGTCCCAACCACGGCATACATATATCCAGGGAAGTTATGATTTGCAAAGCACACTTCCCCCCCCCATATCTTTCCATCTTGACCCCCTGGTTCCCTCCCTGTCATGCATTCTGGATCCCCAGGACCTGATCTAGGGGCACAGGAGCGTGGCGCTTCCTCTAGATCTACCTATTAATCCATGGGCAGCACGGGACGAGGAGCGTGTTAAACCGCGTACGGGGATATAAGCTGAAAACCCCAGAGTGGAAGGAAAGCCACATGACAAAGGACCGTGTTTCTTCAATGTAAAAAATCCCAAGGAACAAGAGGGGACCACCGAGGTGAAAAATGAGACACGTCAACTAGTCACAAAGGATAGATcttatttggatcctgattcaaacaaaatataaaaggacTGAGACGACTGAGGAGACGTGGCCTCTCACTGGACATAGTAAGGAATTCTTCAACCTCTCCACACGAGCCACTGGCGTTGTAGCCATGCTTTTATAAAGAAGAGcccttttgggacttccctggtggcgcagtggttaagaatccgccttgccGGTGcaggggtcgagccctggtccgggaagatcccacatgccgtggagcaactgagcccgcgcgctgcaacaagagaagccaccaccacgagaagcccgcacaccgcaacgaagagtagcccctgctcaccgcaactagagaaagctcgcgcacagcaacgaagacgtaatgcagccaaaaataaataaataaataaatttatatttttttaaaagagccctTTTTAAAGATACAGTTATTTACAAataagttttataatgtctgaGATGTACTTCCAAATATtctggagagggaaagaaagggagtaGGCGAGGATATCGCTGACTCGAGAGGGACCACGAGGTGATGAGCAGGGTTCACGACCCTCTTCTCTCCACTTCTGTGTACAATGAAATGTCTGTAAGAAGTTAACAAAAAAGCAAGGGCTTTGGCAACATAACTGTTCAGACCTCAGCCTTGCCTCTTGCCAGCTGTGGGTCTCACCTTCTGACGTGATCTACACCCGCCTCCGCAAGGTGCTGGCAGGTTAATGAACACCCAAAGGTGTCCCAGGGCACCCGGAACGGGACCAACGGCTCCCAGCACAAAGGCTCCTTAGAGGGCCCTCGGCACACATCTGCTGATCAGGCTGATGCTTGTACAACAAGGCTGGGGACAGAGGACAGCAGGCTCTGGGTGCGGGGCAGCGGGTGGCCTTGCACAATTTCATGCTTCTGAACACTGAGACTCACTTCCAGAGGTGAGCTTGCTGCCTTGTGATCGATCAGCTCCCTGATCCATCCGATGTCAGACACCCCATCTTCCTTTCTGCTCCCCCTCAAAGTACCAATAACTTCTCAAGAAACAACCCAAGCCAGAGCCAATCCTAGCAAAGATTGACTGTTCCTAGTGGCTTAGTAAAAGGACGTCCAGCAGAGGACTGGCCTCACCCCGGGGGGCGTGACGGCTCTTGTTCAGCCCAGACTGGACCCCGTGTTGAAGGTGATCCACAGAGAGGAGAAGGCAGCCGCCCCGATGAGAGGACGGAGCGGACACCCGACCCCGCTGGCCACGCAGTCTCCCCCACACTGTGCGTCTAGAACCCAACGCTCCCAATCCCCTCTGGTGTGAGGGGCCACCGTCTTCACTAGGCGGCAGAGGGCCAGGATGCCGGGAAGGACGGGGGTGCCTGGGGGCTCGGTCGGCCtctcccctgcctccttcccGAGAGCTTCCCCACCCCAGTCCCAATGCCTGCCCGTGGCCAGACGCACCCCTGCCCTGGGCTCCTGATACCCCGCAGGGTGCCCTCGGTTCTATTCACACTGGCTCCGGGTGGTTTCTGTAACTTGCCACTGGAGTGCTGACACATGGCATGGCGGAAACAGTGACATCTAGATGTCAAGACGGAGGACTTGAATGGACAGTTCTCCAAAGACCTACAAATGGCCGAAAAGCCCAgaatcattagtcatcagggaaatgcaaatcaaaatacaatgagggggcttccctggtggcgcagtggttgagagtccgcctgccgatgcaggggacgcgggttcgtgtcccggtccgggaagatcccacatgccgcagag
This genomic window from Mesoplodon densirostris isolate mMesDen1 chromosome 19, mMesDen1 primary haplotype, whole genome shotgun sequence contains:
- the ZDHHC7 gene encoding palmitoyltransferase ZDHHC7, with the translated sequence MPSSGHRLRDVEHHPLLTENDNYDDSSSSSSEADGADRVWFIRDGCGMICAVVTWLLVVYADFVVTFVMLLPSRDFWYSVVNGVVFNCLAVLALSSHLRTMLTDPGAVPKGNATKEHMESLQLKPGEVIYKCPKCCCIKPERAHHCSICKRCIRKMDHHCPWVNNCVGEKNQRFFVLFTMYIALASVHALVLCGLQFVACVRGQWTECSGFSPPVTVILLVFLCLEGLLFFTFTAVMFGTQIYSICSDETEIERLKSEKPTWERRLRWEGMKSVFGGPPSLLWMNPFVGFRFRRLQTRPRKGGPEFSV